Proteins co-encoded in one Kutzneria chonburiensis genomic window:
- a CDS encoding DUF4041 domain-containing protein, whose translation MFGARKRLQELEAELHLARDQEQRLKAQLAEAAARYDELRGKDAIAVENEIAAARRRLKDLVAEAEAQAAENTQWRGEATKAWTEMQQRIGSAQSELQGIRAQIVETQETALLQEAGIYEYRHRLADSVAYKASLERLKDSIKVAAKNNHAITATTNWTVNNSAVEGQRMVRDFSKLMLRAYNTEADNCVRSMRPYRLESAKDRLTKVRDIISRLGKTMHINIAAGYHRLRLEELELTADYLAKVEEEKERVRAERERQRDEAQAQREFEREKARLAKEQSHWRTAMEKWTSAGDAAKVAEAESKLAELGEAMQSVAEREANIRTGWVYVISNVGSFGPDVVKIGLTRRLDPTERVRELGDASVPFKFDVHALIFDADAVSLETRLHQHLAARRVNRVNLRREFFHVTPAEVLSILHTLGLQDNLVDYVEEPEAEEWRSSQRMSEPESGAAVA comes from the coding sequence ATGTTCGGTGCCCGCAAGCGACTGCAGGAGCTGGAAGCCGAGCTCCACCTGGCCCGTGATCAAGAGCAGCGGCTCAAGGCGCAGCTCGCCGAGGCGGCGGCCCGATACGACGAGCTGCGAGGCAAGGACGCAATCGCCGTGGAGAACGAGATCGCGGCAGCCCGCCGAAGACTCAAAGACTTGGTGGCCGAGGCCGAGGCGCAGGCGGCGGAGAACACGCAGTGGCGGGGCGAGGCCACGAAGGCGTGGACGGAGATGCAGCAGCGGATCGGATCGGCGCAGTCGGAGTTGCAGGGCATTCGCGCGCAGATCGTCGAGACGCAGGAAACCGCCCTGCTCCAAGAGGCCGGCATCTACGAGTACCGCCACCGCCTGGCGGACTCCGTGGCCTACAAGGCATCCCTCGAGCGGCTCAAGGACTCGATCAAGGTTGCCGCCAAGAACAACCACGCGATCACGGCGACGACGAACTGGACGGTCAACAACTCGGCCGTCGAAGGACAGCGGATGGTGCGGGACTTCTCGAAGCTGATGCTGCGCGCGTACAACACCGAGGCCGACAACTGCGTCCGGTCGATGCGCCCGTACCGGCTCGAGTCCGCGAAGGACCGCCTGACGAAGGTCCGTGACATCATCTCGCGGCTCGGCAAGACCATGCACATCAACATCGCGGCCGGCTACCACCGACTCCGCCTTGAGGAGCTCGAGCTCACCGCCGACTATCTGGCCAAGGTCGAGGAGGAGAAGGAGCGCGTGCGGGCGGAGCGCGAGCGTCAGCGGGACGAGGCGCAGGCGCAACGCGAGTTCGAGCGCGAGAAGGCCAGGCTGGCCAAGGAGCAGTCGCACTGGCGCACCGCCATGGAGAAGTGGACGAGTGCGGGCGACGCCGCCAAGGTGGCTGAGGCGGAGTCCAAGCTGGCCGAGCTCGGTGAGGCGATGCAGAGTGTGGCGGAGCGGGAGGCCAACATCCGCACCGGATGGGTCTACGTGATCTCCAACGTCGGCTCGTTCGGACCGGACGTGGTGAAGATCGGGCTGACCCGGCGGTTGGATCCCACGGAGCGAGTGCGGGAACTCGGCGACGCGTCGGTGCCGTTCAAGTTCGACGTGCACGCCCTCATCTTCGACGCCGACGCCGTGAGCCTCGAAACCCGCCTGCACCAACATCTTGCCGCCCGGCGGGTGAACCGCGTGAACCTGCGGCGGGAGTTCTTCCATGTCACACCGGCCGAGGTGTTGAGCATCCTTCACACCCTGGGTCTTCAGGACAACCTCGTCGATTACGTCGAGGAGCCCGAAGCCGAGGAATGGCGGTCGAGCCAACGCATGTCCGAACCCGAGTCCGGCGCCGCGGTCGCATGA